In Capricornis sumatraensis isolate serow.1 chromosome 16, serow.2, whole genome shotgun sequence, a genomic segment contains:
- the SSRP1 gene encoding FACT complex subunit SSRP1 isoform X2: MAETLEFNDVYQEVKGSMNDGRLRLSRQGIIFKNSKTGKVDNIQAGELTEGIWRRVALGHGLKLLTKNGHVYKYDGFRESEFEKLSDFFKTHYRLELMEKDLCVKGWNWGTVKFGGQLLSFDIGDQPVFEIPLSNVSQCTTGKNEVTLEFHQNDDAEVSLMEVRFYVPPTQEDGVDPVEAFAQNVLSKADVIQATGDAICIFRELQCLTPRGRYDIRIYPTFLHLHGKTFDYKIPYTTVLRLFLLPHKDQRQMFFVDEDISLTLNMNEEEVEKRFEGRLTKNMSGSLYEMVSRVMKALVNRKITVPGNFQGHSGAQCITCSYKASSGLLYPLERGFIYVHKPPVHIRFDEISFVNFARGTTTTRSFDFEIETKQGTQYTFSSIEREEYGKLFDFVNAKKLNIKNRGLKEGMNPNYDEYADSDEDQHDAYLERMKEEGKIREENANDSSDDSGEETDESFNPGEEEEDVAEEFDSNASASSSSNEGDSDREEKKRKQLKKAKMAKDRKSRKKPLEVKKGKDPNAPKRPMSAYMLWLNASREKIKSDHPGISVTDLSKKAGEIWKGMSKEKKEEWDRKAEEARREYEKAMKEYEGGRGEPSKRDKSKKKKKVKVKTEKKSTPSRGSSSKSSSRQLSESFKSKEFVSSDESSSGENKSKKKRRRSEDSEEEELASTPPSSEDSASGSDE, from the exons ATGGCAGAAACTCTGGAGTTCAACGACGTGTATCAGGAGGTGAAGGGCTCCATG AATGATGGTCGGCTGAGGCTGAGCCGCCAGGGCATCATCTTTAAGAACAGTAAGACGGGCAAAGTGGACAACATCCAGGCCGGGGAGCTGACCGAAGGCATCTGGCGCCGGGTGGCTCTGGGCCACGGGCTTAAACTGCTGACGAAGAATGGCCACGTCTATAAGTACGATGGCTTCCGGGAGTCG GAGTTTGAGAAACTCTCTGATTTCTTCAAAACTCACTATCGCCTGGAGCTAATGGAGAAGGACCTGTGTGTGAAGGGTTGGAACTGGGGAACTGTGAAGTTTGGTG GGCAGCTGCTTTCCTTCGACATTGGCGACCAGCCAGTCTTCGAGATCCCTCTCAGCAACGTGTCTCAGTGCACCACCGGCAAGAACGAGGTGACGCTGGAGTTCCACCAGAACGATGACGCGGAGGTCTCCCTCATGGAGGTGCGCTTCTACGTGCCGCCCACCCAGGAGGACGGCGTGGACCCCGTCGAG GCCTTCGCCCAGAACGTGCTGTCGAAGGCGGACGTGATCCAGGCCACTGGAGACGCCATCTGCATCTTCCGGGAGCTGCAGTGTCTGACGCCCCGAGGCCGCTACGACATCCGCATCTACCCCACCTTCCTGCACCTGCACGGCAAGACCTTCGACTATAAGATCCCCTACACCACGGTGCTGCGGCTCTTCCTGCTGCCCCACAAGGACCAGCGCCAGATGTTCTTCGTG GACGAGGACATCTCCCTGACGCTCAACATGAACGA GGAGGAGGTGGAGAAGCGCTTCGAGGGGCGGCTCACCAAGAACATGTCAGGATCCCTCTACGAGATGGTCAGCCGGGTCATGAAAGCGCTGGTGAACCGCAAGATCACGGTCCCGGGCAACTTCCAAGG GCACTCGGGGGCCCAGTGCATCACCTGCTCCTACAAGGCCAGCTCGGGGCTGTTGTACCCCCTGGAGCGGGGCTTCATCTACGTCCACAAGCCGCCCGTGCACATCCGCTTCGACGAGATCTCCTTTGTCAACTTCGCCCGCGGGACCACCACCACGCGTTCCTTTGACTTTGAAATTGAGACCAAGCAGGGCACCCAGTACACCTTCAGCAGCATTGAGAG GGAGGAGTACGGCAAGCTGTTCGACTTTGTCAACGCCAAGAAGCTCAACATCAAAAACCGAGGGCTGAAAGAG GGCATGAACCCCAACTACGACGAATACGCCGATTCGGACGAAGACCAGCACGACGCCTACCTGGAGCGGATGAAGGAGGAAGGCAAGATCCGCGAGGAGAACGCCAACGACAGCAGCGACGACTCgggagaggagactg ATGAGTCCTTCAACCCGGGTGAAGAGGAGGAGGACGTCGCAGAGGA GTTTGACAGCAACGCCTCCGCCAGCTCCTCCAGTAACGAGGGTGACAGTGACCGGGAAGAGAAGAAACGGAAGCAGCTTAAGAAGGCCAAGATGGCCAAGGACCGCAAGAGCCGCAAGAAGCCCCTGGAG GTAAAGAAGGGCAAGGACCCCAACGCCCCCAAGAGGCCCATGTCCGCCTACATGCTGTGGCTAAATGCCAGCCGGGAGAAGATCAAGTCGGACCATCCGGGCATCAGCGTCACGGACCTCTCCAAGAAGGCGGGCGAGATCTGGAAGGGAATGTCcaaggagaagaaggag GAGTGGGATCGCAAGGCTGAGGAGGCCAGGCGGGAGTATGAAAAAGCCATGAAGGAATACGAAGGCGGCCGTGGAGAGCCCTCCAAGAG GGATAagtccaagaagaagaagaaagtcaaagtgaagacagagaagaaatcCACGCCCTCCCGGGGCTCATCGTCGAAGTCTTCATCAAGGCAGCTGAGCGAGAGCTTCAAGAGCAAGGAGTTTGTGTCCAGTGATGAGAGCTCTTCCGGAGAAAACAAgagcaaaaagaagagaaggcgGAGTGAG GACTCTGAAGAAGAGGAACTAGCCAGTACTCCCCCCAGCTCGGAAGACTCAGCATCAGGATCTGATGAATAG
- the SSRP1 gene encoding FACT complex subunit SSRP1 isoform X1 — protein MAETLEFNDVYQEVKGSMNDGRLRLSRQGIIFKNSKTGKVDNIQAGELTEGIWRRVALGHGLKLLTKNGHVYKYDGFRESEFEKLSDFFKTHYRLELMEKDLCVKGWNWGTVKFGGQLLSFDIGDQPVFEIPLSNVSQCTTGKNEVTLEFHQNDDAEVSLMEVRFYVPPTQEDGVDPVEAFAQNVLSKADVIQATGDAICIFRELQCLTPRGRYDIRIYPTFLHLHGKTFDYKIPYTTVLRLFLLPHKDQRQMFFVISLDPPIKQGQTRYHFLILLFSKDEDISLTLNMNEEEVEKRFEGRLTKNMSGSLYEMVSRVMKALVNRKITVPGNFQGHSGAQCITCSYKASSGLLYPLERGFIYVHKPPVHIRFDEISFVNFARGTTTTRSFDFEIETKQGTQYTFSSIEREEYGKLFDFVNAKKLNIKNRGLKEGMNPNYDEYADSDEDQHDAYLERMKEEGKIREENANDSSDDSGEETDESFNPGEEEEDVAEEFDSNASASSSSNEGDSDREEKKRKQLKKAKMAKDRKSRKKPLEVKKGKDPNAPKRPMSAYMLWLNASREKIKSDHPGISVTDLSKKAGEIWKGMSKEKKEEWDRKAEEARREYEKAMKEYEGGRGEPSKRDKSKKKKKVKVKTEKKSTPSRGSSSKSSSRQLSESFKSKEFVSSDESSSGENKSKKKRRRSEDSEEEELASTPPSSEDSASGSDE, from the exons ATGGCAGAAACTCTGGAGTTCAACGACGTGTATCAGGAGGTGAAGGGCTCCATG AATGATGGTCGGCTGAGGCTGAGCCGCCAGGGCATCATCTTTAAGAACAGTAAGACGGGCAAAGTGGACAACATCCAGGCCGGGGAGCTGACCGAAGGCATCTGGCGCCGGGTGGCTCTGGGCCACGGGCTTAAACTGCTGACGAAGAATGGCCACGTCTATAAGTACGATGGCTTCCGGGAGTCG GAGTTTGAGAAACTCTCTGATTTCTTCAAAACTCACTATCGCCTGGAGCTAATGGAGAAGGACCTGTGTGTGAAGGGTTGGAACTGGGGAACTGTGAAGTTTGGTG GGCAGCTGCTTTCCTTCGACATTGGCGACCAGCCAGTCTTCGAGATCCCTCTCAGCAACGTGTCTCAGTGCACCACCGGCAAGAACGAGGTGACGCTGGAGTTCCACCAGAACGATGACGCGGAGGTCTCCCTCATGGAGGTGCGCTTCTACGTGCCGCCCACCCAGGAGGACGGCGTGGACCCCGTCGAG GCCTTCGCCCAGAACGTGCTGTCGAAGGCGGACGTGATCCAGGCCACTGGAGACGCCATCTGCATCTTCCGGGAGCTGCAGTGTCTGACGCCCCGAGGCCGCTACGACATCCGCATCTACCCCACCTTCCTGCACCTGCACGGCAAGACCTTCGACTATAAGATCCCCTACACCACGGTGCTGCGGCTCTTCCTGCTGCCCCACAAGGACCAGCGCCAGATGTTCTTCGTG ATCAGCCTGGACCCTCCCATCAAGCAGGGTCAGACTCGCTACCACTTCCTCATCCTGCTTTTCTCCAAGGACGAGGACATCTCCCTGACGCTCAACATGAACGA GGAGGAGGTGGAGAAGCGCTTCGAGGGGCGGCTCACCAAGAACATGTCAGGATCCCTCTACGAGATGGTCAGCCGGGTCATGAAAGCGCTGGTGAACCGCAAGATCACGGTCCCGGGCAACTTCCAAGG GCACTCGGGGGCCCAGTGCATCACCTGCTCCTACAAGGCCAGCTCGGGGCTGTTGTACCCCCTGGAGCGGGGCTTCATCTACGTCCACAAGCCGCCCGTGCACATCCGCTTCGACGAGATCTCCTTTGTCAACTTCGCCCGCGGGACCACCACCACGCGTTCCTTTGACTTTGAAATTGAGACCAAGCAGGGCACCCAGTACACCTTCAGCAGCATTGAGAG GGAGGAGTACGGCAAGCTGTTCGACTTTGTCAACGCCAAGAAGCTCAACATCAAAAACCGAGGGCTGAAAGAG GGCATGAACCCCAACTACGACGAATACGCCGATTCGGACGAAGACCAGCACGACGCCTACCTGGAGCGGATGAAGGAGGAAGGCAAGATCCGCGAGGAGAACGCCAACGACAGCAGCGACGACTCgggagaggagactg ATGAGTCCTTCAACCCGGGTGAAGAGGAGGAGGACGTCGCAGAGGA GTTTGACAGCAACGCCTCCGCCAGCTCCTCCAGTAACGAGGGTGACAGTGACCGGGAAGAGAAGAAACGGAAGCAGCTTAAGAAGGCCAAGATGGCCAAGGACCGCAAGAGCCGCAAGAAGCCCCTGGAG GTAAAGAAGGGCAAGGACCCCAACGCCCCCAAGAGGCCCATGTCCGCCTACATGCTGTGGCTAAATGCCAGCCGGGAGAAGATCAAGTCGGACCATCCGGGCATCAGCGTCACGGACCTCTCCAAGAAGGCGGGCGAGATCTGGAAGGGAATGTCcaaggagaagaaggag GAGTGGGATCGCAAGGCTGAGGAGGCCAGGCGGGAGTATGAAAAAGCCATGAAGGAATACGAAGGCGGCCGTGGAGAGCCCTCCAAGAG GGATAagtccaagaagaagaagaaagtcaaagtgaagacagagaagaaatcCACGCCCTCCCGGGGCTCATCGTCGAAGTCTTCATCAAGGCAGCTGAGCGAGAGCTTCAAGAGCAAGGAGTTTGTGTCCAGTGATGAGAGCTCTTCCGGAGAAAACAAgagcaaaaagaagagaaggcgGAGTGAG GACTCTGAAGAAGAGGAACTAGCCAGTACTCCCCCCAGCTCGGAAGACTCAGCATCAGGATCTGATGAATAG